One genomic segment of Hydra vulgaris chromosome 14, alternate assembly HydraT2T_AEP includes these proteins:
- the LOC136090995 gene encoding uncharacterized protein LOC136090995, whose protein sequence is MVGGKRHWTVSQRNLAVDLVNQGKTYRQVQQKTGIPHNTVSDIMKKYNLIGTTATKEGQGRKKKTSKSFDRNLIIQVKKNRFISARKLAEQAEENYGIKLSHQTIRNCIRDQGFQGRLVRNKPYLSKKHMKRRLEFAMKFKNMPLSFWKKILWSDESKFNLKSSDGAQKVWRKAEEAYKLSCVRGTVKYGAVT, encoded by the coding sequence atggtTGGAGGTAAACGTCACTGGACTGTTTCTCAGAGAAATTTAGCTGTCGATCTAGTCAATCAGGGTAAAACCTATCGTCAGGTGCAGCAAAAGACTGGAATTCCTCATAACACAGTATCCGACATAATGAAGAAGTATAATTTGATCGGAACAACAGCCACAAAAGAAGGCCAGGGTCGCAAAAAAAAGACTTCTAAGAGTTTTGATAGAAACTTAATTATACAAGTCAAGAAAAATCGCTTCATTTCTGCTCGAAAACTGGCTGAGCAAGCTGAAGAGAATTATGGAATCAAATTATCCCATCAGACAATCAGAAATTGTATCCGAGACCAGGGATTTCAAGGACGACTTGTGCGTAATAAACCATATTTGAGTAAGAAACACATGAAAAGAAGATTGGAGTTTGCTATGAAGTTCAAAAACATGCCGTTAAGTTTCTGGAAAAAGATCCTGTGGAGCGACGAATCGAAATTTAACTTAAAGTCATCTGATGGAGCCCAAAAAGTTTGGAGAAAAGCCGAAGAAGCCTACAAATTAAGCTGCGTGAGAGGAACTGTCAAGTATGGTGCGGTAACGTGA